A stretch of DNA from Arachis hypogaea cultivar Tifrunner chromosome 19, arahy.Tifrunner.gnm2.J5K5, whole genome shotgun sequence:
gctttctccttgtgaataagcatgataattctgtcttttaaactttttattgattaaggctgtgttttctagtttgaatgtcattactgcatccttactttgcttacttgtatgcttatccctttgaatcaaatgaaaaagagaatgggtgttttacaaaagaccagagtggagttcatactatggagtaagttcatgagtttatggtgtgatcataagtttgctaagttggttcaaccataaggtgggaagacaactatctgtcaggaatactatgcttgagacacaccccatgaaactagctaaataagaagatcctaataagaaaaagggaaggaacaataaaggttgaaaattaaaagaaaaagagtaagcaataaggctaggcaccaatggttttaatcttgaggcatgtgtctgtggtgctcctgtgtgagggatctacttggatgaataagctcttaggggtgctttatcacttggtaacttgggttaactaactcgggattatcagctgaaagtctactatcaagagtaaccctcactacagagcatttagtaacccaaagaggtgctggacaccaaggtctcaagaaaagaaaataaataaaccatatgcctgtggtgtgtatgtatgggggagagacttgagcaagtaagtcctagGGGTGCTTCAACATCTATCACCTTGAACCaattggttcgggagtgttggctgaaagcttattttaaagagttgccccttacagagcacttagcttaaagaacacaaataagccctgaaatgacaacaaaaggatcaatgagtaaaagtctcatgggatgcaatcacagtgagtattctaggacatgataaaggtctgaaagctaggaatgaacctaagttgctatgcatgaaaccaccataaaaccaaggacatgacttccacaagaatgactcatttctcatggcattccattcatcattttcttgttccagtacttgctttgggacaagcaagctttaagtttggtgttgtgatgccagggcattttggccagtttcactgacctttttttttactatttttaaggtagtttcattcaatttcttagaaaataagctagttttgggtagatattcacttacctcttgattcaagcaaacattgtgaactttgaatgatttcatgagaattttgcatgaattatatgataaattggatgatgcatgatcccatgattaagaacaagactttgatgcactttgtttgattgatttcaggccaaaagaagaagagaagaagccacgttagtggctacgttagttacactaacgtgggcactaacgtggaaggaaggaaagtcccaacgttagtgggaaaagttagtggcattaactttgaagaaaagaaatggagccaacgttagtgacacttaacattatcactaacgttggaccaagctcataagtggccacgttagttgccacattaacttagttaacgtggcctctaacgttaagaagtaaatgggaagccaacgttagtgacattcaactttattaCTAacattggccaagtcacaataagccacgttaactcccacgttaacctagttaacgtggaagctaacgtgaaaaaacaaggtggtcgacaacgttagtgacaccaaacattgtcactaacgttggaaggaacccacacaagccccaataagccacgttaacctagttaacgtggaagctaacgtgaagaagggaggtgatcgccaacgttagtgacacccaacattgtcactaacgttggaatgagccacacaagccactatgagccacgttaactcccacattaacttagttaacgtggaagttaacgtgggcaaaagtcccacctggcagcctgaccatgccttcttcaaacacgcataacttgagccacaaagctccaaatgaggtgagttcagtggcattggaaagtaggatttcagagctttccaagcatatatggcactatatggttgacactaaatttgagggagaaaacctgccccgaaagtgcaaagatgaacatggtatcaacctgtagtaaggccagctgacctcttcaccttccaagaagtgtaactcgagttgtagagctccaaatgatgcgcttacaaaggcattggaaagtagacatccagggctttctaataatatataatagtatggggtggacactaagtttgagcttcagaaactggcaataatgaagccctgatcgctagcgttattggcactcaagtttttcattaacgctagcaactatgccagcgaccatgtccacttcaaaggagcataacttgagctacagaggtccaattgaggtgattccagttgcgttagaaagctgacatgtAGAGGTTTCCAaggatatataatactctatagtgggtatgaaattggagtacaaacaagaggcatcttttaagccccaaaaacaccaactgggcagcaagtgcaacgttagccacaataactttagcactaacgccacacttgtagcgttagtgtggctaactttagcgctaaatttagcacctggacctcaacttgactcactctctctcaagtccacttcaaagctcaagcaagcaagcccacaattgtcaaccaatcaagaccacaagaagcatctagaataggaattttcatttaattgtaatttgcttttaatttcattttgtaatttaggagagcctatataaaggccttagtctttacattgaaaGCAATCTTGAAAAAGGGGGACTGAGATTCAggaatgggggattgaagaggggtcttcggactccctcccctcacacacttttctttctcttttttttagttgtaattttcatttatgaatgttgaattttcaattttagttttaatcttcatctttacttttctgcactttttttcttttctatttttgtagagcaatgatcaactaactctttacattgggttagagagctctattgtgattcaatggattaagtgtagttcttattcttcttcttctttctttcctcttgattttactagagagctttcgatcttcatccaattgggtagttatcttagaaaagaaactattcatacttggatctcttctgaaccttaaaagaggaatgaagagatcatgctagaaatgctttctcatgctggaccaaattgggtgtggatggatatgtgactataatccttccaacacttgatttgagaaatgcatgtggtataatcagtgaccatacttcatcttttctcatgagtaattgaccaaggaattggctattgatcaagatttgagagattgaattctaAGAAATTAGAAttcgatcaattaagattgccaaggagatcaatgaatgcattgattgaggaagagatgagaatgaacttgatccggaggattgcaatatctcttgatcccaatgttcattttattttttagttcttacattttattttcttgccattttacttctctgcactttattgctttctttactttcatgcaatttacatttccttgctgcttatcactccaatatgattcgtctaactagaataatcaattaaccattgattgcttaatccgttaatctctgtgggattcgacctcactctattgtgagtttttacttgacgacaaattcggtacacttgccgaagggagatttgttgagagacaagtttttcgtgtaTCAGATGCCCCAACAACCGATAATtttttgtgagattttttatgtttggggcatagaTTTCATGGGGACATTTTCAAATTCCAATGGGTTTGTGTACATATTGTTAGCAGTGGACTACGTCTCTAAATcagtggaagcaattcctacccgttgcGATGACGCTAATATTGTTGCTTCCTTTttgaaaaataacattatttgTAGATTTGGGTCACCACGAGCAGTCGTGAGTGACCAAGaaacccacttttgtaacaggaaaatTGAGGCATTGATGAAAAAGTATGGAGTTATTCACAAAGTTTCTACAGCCTATCAccccaaaccaatgggcaagcggAAGTATCCAACAAGGAGATCAAAAGAATCTTAGAGAAGGTGGTTAACCCACAGAGGAAGGATTGGAGTTCTAGATTGggagatgcattatgggcctataGGACTGCTTACAAGACCCCAATTGGAATGAGCCCCTTCCGTATTGTTTTTGGGAAACCCTGTCATCTTCCAGTTGAGATCCAACatagagccttttgggcagtgaaGAATTGCAATCCGGACTTAAAGGGGGCGGGAATAGAATGTAAGCTCCAATTGGAAGAATTAGAATGCCTTAGGTTGGAAGCATATGAAAATGCTCAGTTCTACAAGGAAAAAGATAAGGCATTCCATGACCAGAATATAAGGCGGAAGAACTTCAAGATAGGTGATGAAGTACTTGTATACAATTCAAGGTTGCGATTCATGCTCGGGAAATTGAGGTCTAGATGGGATGGGCCATTTAAAGTAGTAGATGTCAAGCCATATGGGGTGGTGGAAGTGATTCACCCCACTAATGGAGTTAAGTTCAAGGTCAATGGTCATAAGGTGAAGCTCTATCATACTCAACCCAAAAATGCCAAGGAGTTGGAGATCTTCCTCCTTGGTGAAGTTCCCAAGTGACCAATGAAGCCatgcaagtccaacttaggactctaaactaaagtgcttggtgggagacaccccaccatggtgacaTTATTCCAACTCTATCACTTATTTATAGTCTTTTGCCTTGTTTGCCTTTTTGTGATATAATGGTTAGTTTAGgtttgatttgatgaattttgagtTGTTCAAGTTGTATTGCTTGTGGACTATGAATTTGAGCTTATTTGAATGGTTTGGGGTTGGTATGCAGATATACTAAGGGTAGGAACcttagttttgaagagaaaagaaTTTTCTGAAACAGGGCATTTGTGCGTCCGCACCCacctgtgtgtgcgcacaaaACTGAGTTTTTCGCCATCTATCCGGCCGCACCcacctgtgcatccgcacacgcTTTTTTGTGTCCTCTGGTCGCAGCGCCAGCACAGCCTGTGCATGCACGCTGCCCAGTTTTCTTTGACCTGTGCATGCACACAGctacgtgcgtacgcacaaaaccCTCACATACTCtatctgtgcggccgcacagacgtGTGCACCTGCACGCAACTTGATAGTCCCTCTGGTGGCAGCGAGGGAACAGCTTGAGCGTGGGCACAACCTCCCCCACTTCTAGCCTCTGTGCGAGcacacggacctgtgtgcgcacgcacacatgatttCGTCCTCAAGTTTAAAAAAAACCCTCTGTGCGATCGCACGCTGTATGCGTTTGCACCATTCTAAGTTTTCGTCTCTGTGCGTCCACACAGGACTTGTTCTGGGCAATAACAGGGCAACCTGCCCTGTTGAGAGGCagtcttctcttttctttttcttcttcatagctgtcctctctccctcttctctgcCCAGCCCCACCGGTCCTGGCCGCCACGGCCAGCCCACCGCCGGCGAccactccctctctctttctcttttcttctcttctcttccctcttttccttcttcctttccttctcttttctatATACACCACCAGTGAGCTCTCCCTCTTCCGATGTTGTTTCTTTTCCGGCGACCCCAACTGCCGTGGTCTCGCAGTGGCTATAAGAAGTGCCATTGTTCCTCCCCAATTCTTGTTCCTTTCCACCTTTATATCTAAGGTTCTTATTTTTCCTTTCTCCTTATGTTAATATTTTTGCGATTATTTCCATTCCTTTTATgttgtttagatttaattagttgctttctttcttgtttctttgaCTTGCAAAGTGTTGTTGTTTGATTGTTGGGATCGGTTATGAgcaaatttgagcttaattgtgatgaacttgcacattgcataccacatgttcgataaaatgcctcaataaatatttggtttgattcatatgacttggCCATCATATGTGTTCAATTTATCTCTTGTTAGGCATATTG
This window harbors:
- the LOC140182264 gene encoding uncharacterized protein, with protein sequence MLDRLGGFYRRFIKDFSKVALPHSRLLQKDVEFHFNEDCKKAFDKLKEALTTAPIVQGPNWNQPFEIMCDASNHAVGAVLAQRDGSKVVVYLDHAALKYLLKKKESKPRLIMWILLLQEFDLEIKDRSGSQNLVADHLSRLEHLTLDPTPINDSFPLDTLQAISQSTPCLSPQTNGQAEVSNKEIKRILEKVVNPQRKDWSSRLGDALWAYRTAYKTPIGMSPFRIVFGKPCHLPVEIQHRAFWAVKNCNPDLKGAGIECKLQLEELECLRLEAYENAQFYKEKDKAFHDQNIRRKNFKIGDEVLVYNSRLRFMLGKLRSRWDGPFKVVDVKPYGVVEVIHPTNGVKFKVNGHKVKLYHTQPKNAKELEIFLLGEVPK